Part of the Terrisporobacter glycolicus ATCC 14880 = DSM 1288 genome is shown below.
TCATTCTTTTTCTGAATCCATGCTCTTTTTTTCTTTGTCTCTTTTTTGGCTGATAAGTTCTTTTCATTCTATTGCACCGCCTTTCACAATTTTTTTCCGTTTAT
Proteins encoded:
- the rpmH gene encoding 50S ribosomal protein L34 encodes the protein MKRTYQPKKRQRKKEHGFRKRMKTSNGRNVLKRRRAKGRNRLTH